The following proteins come from a genomic window of Lolium rigidum isolate FL_2022 chromosome 5, APGP_CSIRO_Lrig_0.1, whole genome shotgun sequence:
- the LOC124656956 gene encoding cytochrome P450 76M5-like, which produces MELTLFSVCISLLCILLLCFLWKQSTKSSTGAPAPPGPTPFPVIGNIPNLIPGGELHRALARLSAFYGPVMSLRLGMVTTVVLSSPGAAHEALQKKDGAVSNRWIPDSTRVGGYSSISMVWLPSSSPLWKQLRTVASTVLFTSRRLGASHAIQERKARELVAHFRASSGNPVRVALPVFSAVLNMMSGVLFSEDVVEMGSLSGQEFMELIADTVAESIKPNISDLFPFLSALDLSGGRRAAAAKLVRFDKFFDAVIDRRQNSAEKHCDLLESLLELPAKSQLERPVIRALLTDLFIAGSHTTTTTVEWAMAELLRNPTKMAKARAELKEAFGSGNAEEGDLANLPYLQAVIKETMRLHPPAPLLLPHEVSESGVTLGGFSVPKGARVFINVWAIGRDAEVWPEPEAFAPERFLDREVDFRGRSFEYIPFGSGRRACPGMPLAVAVVPMVLASLLHEFEWRLPDGMVPGEVDLSDRFAAALELAVPLRAVPIWAKGTQHLGP; this is translated from the exons ATGGAGCTGACCCTCTTCTCTGTGTGCATCTCGCTACTCTGTATCCTACTGTTGTGCTTCCTATGGAAGCAGTCAACCAAGTCCTCCACCGGTGCGCCTGCACCGCCGGGCCCAACGCCGTTTCCGGTAATCGGAAACATCCCCAACCTGATCCCCGGCGGCGAGCTACATCGCGCACTAGCTCGCCTGTCGGCGTTCTACGGCCCTGTAATGTCCTTACGGCTCGGCATGGTGACCACCGTCGTGCTGTCCTCACCGGGCGCAGCGCACGAGGCGCTCCAGAAGAAGGACGGCGCCGTCTCCAACCGGTGGATCCCCGATAGCACCAGAGTTGGGGGTTACAGCAGCATCTCCATGGTGTGGCTCCCGAGCTCCAGCCCGCTTTGGAAGCAGCTGCGCACCGTGGCGAGCACCGTGCTCTTCACGTCTCGGCGGCTCGGCGCCAGCCACGCCATCCAGGAGCGCAAGGCCCGGGAGCTCGTGGCCCACTTCCGCGCAAGCTCCGGGAATCCGGTGCGCGTCGCGCTCCCCGTATTCAGCGCCGTGCTCAACATGATGTCCGGCGTCCTGTTCTCGGAGGACGTCGTCGAGATGGGGTCCTTGTCGGGGCAGGAGTTCATGGAGCTCATTGCAGACACCGTCGCGGAGTCGATCAAGCCCAACATCTCCGACTTATTTCCATTCCTCAGCGCGCTCGACCTCAGCGGTGGCCGCCGCGCGGCCGCCGCGAAACTCGTCAGATTCGACAAGTTCTTTGATGCCGTCATAGACCGTCGGCAGAACAGCGCCGAGAAGCACTGTGACCTGCTCGAGTCGCTGCTCGAGCTCCCAGCCAAATCCCAGCTCGAGCGGCCGGTGATTCGAGCTCTCCTCACG GATCTGTTCATTGCTGGGAGCcacacgaccacgacgacggtggaGTGGGCGATGGCGGAGCTTCTCCGCAACCCGACGAAAATGGCCAAGGCACGTGCCGAGCTCAAGGAAGCGTTTGGATCCGGCAATGCAGAGGAAGGTGACCTCGCCAACCTCCCGTACCTCCAGGCTGTGATAAAGGAAACAATGCGGCTGCACCCGccggcgccgctgctgctgccgcacgAGGTGTCGGAGTCTGGCGTGACGCTCGGCGGCTTCTCGGTGCCCAAGGGCGCCCGCGTCTTCATCAACGTGTGGGCCATAGGAAGGGACGCCGAGGTGTGGCCGGAGCCGGAGGCGTTCGCGCCGGAGAGGTTCTTGGACAGGGAGGTGGATTTCAGGGGGAGGTCGTTCGAGTACATACCGTTCGGGTCGGGGCGGAGGGCGTGCCCCGGGATGCCGCTGGCCGTGGCGGTCGTGCCGATGGTGCTGGCATCGTTGCTCCACGAGTTCGAGTGGAGGCTGCCGGACGGGATGGTGCCCGGCGAGGTTGACCTCAGCGATCGCTTCGCCGCCGCGCTGGAGCTCGCAGTTCCTCTCCGGGCCGTGCCGATTTGGGCCAAAGGCACACAACATTTGGGTCCTTGA